The Streptomyces sp. ICC1 DNA window GGTTGACGAAGGCGGCCTTGTCGTCGAGCCACCGGTAGACCAGGCGGCAGGTGATGACCGCGTACGCGGGATCCGGCAGACAGGTCAGGTCGTCCGCCCCGACGTCGACGCATCTCCACAGCGGTCCGGGCATCTCCGGGGAGTCCTGGGCAGCGGCGAGGGCGAGGGCACTGGGGGAGCAGTCGATCCCGGTGGTCTGATAGCCCCGCTGGTGGTGGAGGTGGCGGGTCAGGGTGCCGTCGCCGCAGCCGATGTCGAGGGCCGGTCGCCCCCGGCCGGGTCCCAGGCGCTGGTCCATCAGCCGGGTCTCGGCGTCGTCGAGCTGTCGGTAGCGGCGGCCTTGGGCCCAGTGGGGGTCCCAGTACGCGGCGGTCGAGGTCGAGGTCGTTGTCACGGACATCCTTCGCGGGCGGAGGGCAGGGCTGGGCGCCTGTCTCTTATACCAATCTCCGAGCCCACGAGACTAGGCATGAACTCGCCCGCACCCCGGCCCGCCGGACCGTGTGGCGGAGCTCACGGCGGCCCCGGCACGACCCGGCGGGGGCGGCGGCCGTACCGGCCGTGCACGTACCGGCCGTGCACGTACCGGCCGTGCACGCACCAGCCGTGCGCGTACCGGCCTTGCACGTACTAGCCGCGCACGTGCAGACCGAAGCCCGTGCGGCCCGTGGGCTCCAGTCCCTCCTTCAGGTGCAGCGAGGGCATCTCGTAGTCACCGAAGTTCTGCCGCCGGAACGCGATCGGCTCGGTCGACTCCAGGGTGAGCAGGCGCTGCTCCCAGGCCTTCGCGACGTCCGCGTACTCCTCGGCGCCCATCCGGTCGGTGCCGTACAGCACGAACGGCGGCAGGGCCTCGATGCCCGGGTAGTAGAGGATGCCGTGGTGGATCGGGAACAGCAGGTCGTCGATGGGGCCGTTGATCCCGCGGGCGGCGTAGTGCGGCTCTGGGCCGCCGGCCGTCACCGACAGCAGGGCCCTCCTGCCCGCGAGGGTGCCTTCGCCGAAGCGCTCGCCGTACTTGGTGCCGCTGTGCTCGCCGACGCCGTACGCGAAGCGGTGGGTGAACACCCGGTCCACCCAGCCCTTGAGGATCGCGGGCATCGAGTACCACCACATCGGGAACTGGAAGATGACCGTGTCCGCCCACAGCAGCTTCTCCTGCTCGGCGAGGACGTCCGGGGTGAGCGTCCCGGCACCCAAGGCCCGGCCCGAGTCCAGGGCCACCTTCAGCGGGCTCGAGGCGGCGGGGCCGTAGTCCTCCGCGTCCACGACCGCCTTCCAGTTCATCGCGTACAGGTCGCTCACCCGAACCTCGTGCCCGGCGGCCTCCAAGGTGGACACCGCGAGGTCCTTCAGCGAGCCGTTGAGCGACTTCGGCTCGGGGTGGGCGTAGACGATGAGCGTCTTCATGGGAACTCCTCCGGATCGGATGCCTTCGATCCTGGCCGCCGCGGCGCCCGGCATTCAGGGGCGGCTCTTCCACCGGTCCGGACTTCCTGGTATTGGCAGGGCCACCTTCGCGGCCGCCTCCGCGGGCACCGGCGTGGCCATACTGGGGACATGGACGATCTTGCGGGCTTCCTCCGGACCCGGCGCTCCCGGGTCGACCCGGCGGCCGTCGGCATCCCCGCCGACAGCCGCCGCCGAGTCGAAGGGCTGCGCCGCGAGGAGGTCGCGCACCTGTCCGGGGTCAGCGTCGACTACTACGTACGCCTGGAGCAGGGCCGCGCGACCCAGCCCTCCGAGCAGGTCCTCGACGCGCTCGCCCGCGTCCTCGGCCTCGACGACACCGAGCGCGGGCACCTCGGCCGGCTCGCCCGGCAGCGCCGCCGCCCCGCGAAGGCGCCGGGCGGGAGGGTCCGGCCGGAGGTGCTGCGCGTCCTCGGCCTGGTCACCGGCGCCCCCGCGATGATCATGGACCACCGGCTGGACGTGCTCGCCGGGAACCGCCTCGCCGGACTCCTCTTCGGCCGGCCCCTGCCGGGCCTGAACACCGCCCGTCACGTCTTCCTCGAGGAGGCCGAGCGCGGCCTCTACGCGGACTGGGAGAAGTGCACCCTCGACCTGGTCGGGCACCTGCGCCTGGCCTCCGGCAAGTACCCCGAAGACGCCGGGCTCGCCTCGCTCATCGGCGAGCTGGCCATGGGCAGCGAGCGCTTCCGCCGCCTCTGGGCCCGCGCGGACGTGCGCGCCCGCGCCCACGGGCGCAAGGCGTACCGCCACCCGCTGGTCGGGCCCCTGGAACTGCACCAGGAGAACTTCGCCCTGCCGGACGCGTCCGGCATGGAGCTGGTGGTGCTGTCCGCGGCCCCCGGCAGCCCCGCCGAAGACGGACTGCGCCTGCTCGCGGACCTGGGCGCGGACAGCGGGGACACACACCCCCCGGCGACCGCCCCGGCCCGCGGCGGCTCACGGATTTAGACGGCGACGGCCTCCACGATGGAGGGGAGGGCGGGCGTGGGGAGGACCCGGTCCACCCGGAAGCCCGCGCGGGCCAGCAGGTCGTCGAACTCCCGCGCGGTGCGCTCACGGCCCCTGAGGACCATCAGCATGACGATGTCCAGCTCCACCCCGGGGTGCGGGGCGCTGGCTTCCGGCAGGACCGTGTCGACCACGAGGAGCCGGGTGCCGGCGGACGCCGCCCGGCGGACCGAGCCGAGGATGCGCAGCGCGTCCTCGTCGTTCCAGTCGTGCAGGATGTGCTTGAGGACGTAGAAGTCGCCCCCTGCCGGCACCCCGGCGAAGAAGTCGCCGCCCTCGGTCTCCCAGCGGTTCGCCAACCCCGGTGAATCCAGAACGTGTTCGGCCACCGTGGCCGGCTGATCGAAGAGCACCCCGGTCAGCGTGGGATTGCGGGCCAGGAAGGCCCGCAGCAGGCCCCCGCGGCCGCCGGCCACGTCGACCACCCGCGAGTCGGCCGGAAAGTCGTAGCCCTGCGCGACGAGTTCGTCGACCGGACCGGAGAACGTGGCCATTCCGGTGTCGAAGGTGGCCCGGTCCTCCGGGGACTTGCCGAGGTACTCGAAGAAGGTGGCCCCGTACGCTTCGGTGAAGCCGGGCCGCCCGGTGACCAGGGTGTCCTCCAGGCCGTCGGCCGAGCGGCGGAACATCGGGTCGGTGATCATCAGCACCGAGGAGTGCTGTGAGCCCGGCAGGTCGGTGCGCAGCCCCTGCCCGTCCTCCGTGAGCCGGAACCCGCCCCGCTCGTCCTCCCGGAACAGCCCGCGGATCGCGAGCAGGCGCAGCACCCGGTGGAGCGAGGGCCCGTGGGTGCCGGTGCGGGCGGCGAGCTCTTCGGCCGTGCGGGGGCCTTCGGCGAGGTGGTCGGCGATCCGGTGTACGGCCACGGCGCGCAGCGCGGCGGAGTGGATGTAGCCGTACATGACGTCGTGCAGCGGGGGCGGTTCGAAGAGCTCGGTCGTCGGTCGGATCGGCTCGCCGGTGGGACTGGGCACGGCTGCACTCCTCGGGTCAGGGGGCACGTGCCGTCCATGCTTCCCCGCCCGACGGCCCCGCCGGGGCCGCTTCCTCCCGACTCCGCACTGTCAAGGGCGAATTCGGGGCAGCCCCGGCCCGGGGCCCGGCCCGACGCCCGGACCGGCGCCTTGCCCCCGGTATCGTCCGCCGGGTGATGCGTGAAACCGAGCTCGCCCTGCGCTGGCTCGCCGAGGACGGGCTGACCCGGGACGGCGACGGCGCGTGGTGGTACGTCGATGCCCCGGGCGAACCGGCCGAGGCCACCAGCACGGCCGACATCGCCGAGACGTGGGGGTTCCTGGTCTTCGAGGACGAGCGGCTCGGACCCGCCGACCGGGTCCGGGTGGCGCTCGGCCTGATGGACCTGGTCGGCAGCCACGTCCTGGTGCACCGACCGATCCACCGGGCACACCTCGGACCGGCCGGGCCGCTGCCGGTCGAGGTCCTCTGGGAGGGTTTCCGGCGGCGGCTGGAGGCCGGGCCGGAACCCGAGGCGGTCACCGACGCGCTGTGGCTGGACTGGTTCGAGCACGGCCAGAGCGCCGACGCCGCCTTCACCGCGGTGCTCGGGCAGGACGCGCACCGGATCCGGGCCGACGCCCCCGAGGGCCTGCTGCTGCGGGCCCGGCGGGTGCTGGCGTGTTCCGGGCCGGTCCCCTGGGCGACGAAGGAGCCCGCCTACCGGGCCGCCGCACAGGTGCCGGAGCTGCGTCCGGCCGTGTTCCGCGCCGTGCTGGGCAGCTACCACGACCTCTACGGCAACCTCGAACCGGCCGCCGCACTCGCCCTCCTGGACTCCTTGCGCCTGCCGCCCGCCACCGCGCACCTGGCCGCGCTGCGCACCGTACTCGCGGCCGGCCACGTGAACCACCGCCACGCCCCGGACGCATGGCGGAAGGCGGCGGACGCCCCGCCCCGGTGACCGGACCGGGCCGGCGCGGCGCCGGCGCGGCGCCGCGCGGCTCAGCCGGCCGGCTGCAGGGCAGGCTGCAGGGCCGACAGGCGGCGTACGAAGAGCACGGCCAGTCCCGCCGCCGCGGCGTAGACCAGGTCGGAGCCCGCGCCGAGCAGGGCCGCTTCGCGCAGTGCGCCCTGGGACGTGCCGCCGTCGGCGAACCAGCTCGCAGCGCCCGACGCGAGCATCGCCGCGCCGAGTCCGCCGGCCCAGGCGAAGACGGGCGCGGGTGAGGCCGCCGCGACCCGGCCGGGCAGCCGCGAGGCACTGGCCTTCCACGCCTTCGCGGCGATCAGGCAGGGCAGGACGGTCCAGCCCAGGACCGGGATGAACCAGACTCCGATCGCCCAGCCGGCGCCGCCCCGGAAGCTTCCCGGCGCGTACACGCCGGCGTTGACCCGGACCCGGTGGAACCAGACGATGAAGACCACCGCCGTCGGGATCGTGGCCAGCAGGACCAGGCTCATCGCCATCGAGAGCAGCGTCCGGGAATGCCCCAGCCCCATGACCTCCGCGAAGCTGTCCAGCGCCCGGTACCGGTAGACCCCGGCGGCCGCGGCCAGCAGCCGGGTCGCGGCGCACAGGCCGAGCAGTACGGTCAGGGCCGTCGCCAGTCCCCTCAGCGAGCGGAGCGGCGAGCGGGCCGGCGGCGCGCCGGGCGGAGACGGTCTTGCGGTACCGGTGGACATGACGAGGGACCCCCCACGGGTGCGTTGACATGCGGAAGCCCGCCAACATACGGCAGCCGCACGGAGGCCTCCCCGGCGGCCCCGCGCCGCGGGGCGCCCCGGCGGCCGGGGCGCCGCGCGGGGGTTTCAGGACCGGTGGAGGCGGAGTGTGACGATCTGGAACGGGCGCAGCGTCAGGGGGACGGTGCCGTCCGGGGTGAGCGGGCCGACGGCCGTCCCCTCCAGGGGCCGCTCCAGGAGGTCGCTCTCGACCGCCGCCGACAGGGGGAAGCCCGCCGTCAGGGTGGCCCGCGCCCGGCCGCCGCCGGATTCGTAGAGGCGGACCACGACGTCGCCGCCGCGGTCCTCGGCCAGCTTGACCGACTCGACCACGACCGCGTCGCCGTCCACCGCCACCAGCGGCGCGACCGGGCCCGCGCCCGTGACCGTCCGCTCCGGGAGGTTGAGCGCGTGGCCCTCGCGCACCGCGTCGGAGAGGGCCGCACCGGGGGCGAGCGAGTAGCGCAGGGTGTGCGCGCCCTGGTCGGTCTCCGGATCGGGATAGCGCGGCGCCCGCAGGAGGGAGAGGCGGATCGTCGTCGTCTGTCCGCCGTCGGGGCGCACGTCGCGGGTCACGTCGTGGCCGTACGTGGAGTCGTTGAGGACGGCGACGCCCCAGCCCGGCTCCTCCGCGTGGATCCAGCGGTGCGCGCAGATCTCGAACTTGGCCGCCTCCCAAGAGGTGTTGGTGTGGGTGGCCCGGTACACGTGCCCGAACTGGGTCTCCGAGGCGGTTCGTTCGGCCTTGACGTCCAGTGGGAAGGCCGCCTTGAGGAGCTTCTCCGTCTCGTGCCAGTCCACGTCCGTGACGATGTCCACCGTCTTGGCGCCCGCCCGCAGCGTGACCGACTGGACGACCGAGGAGGAGCCGAAGGAGCGGGCCGCGCGGACCGTGGCCGAGAACGGCCCGGTCTCCGCGAGCGCCAGGGCGTCCACGTCCACCAGGTCGGTGACCTTGTTGCGGTAGAACGCGTCGATGTCCCACGCGTCCCACATGTTGGGGAAGTCGGGGTGGATCTGGAGCAGGTTCGCGGCGGCGCCCGGTGCGACCGACTCGCGTCCGGCCTCCAGGTCGTAGGCGGAGACGATCAGGCCGCGGCCGTCGATCTCCACGCGCAGGCGCCCGTTGGCGAGGACGTGGCCGCCGCCGCGGCGCTCCTCGACGGTGACGGGCTGCCCGGCGGCGGCCGGCCGCGACGCACCGCCGGCCGCGA harbors:
- a CDS encoding class I SAM-dependent methyltransferase, producing the protein MTTTSTSTAAYWDPHWAQGRRYRQLDDAETRLMDQRLGPGRGRPALDIGCGDGTLTRHLHHQRGYQTTGIDCSPSALALAAAQDSPEMPGPLWRCVDVGADDLTCLPDPAYAVITCRLVYRWLDDKAAFVNRVRRLLVPGGTFWVVAEITGRRENNDPLQSLGISPAEAEILTAGWSVVRTHDLDVLRCYALHP
- a CDS encoding NAD(P)H-dependent oxidoreductase codes for the protein MKTLIVYAHPEPKSLNGSLKDLAVSTLEAAGHEVRVSDLYAMNWKAVVDAEDYGPAASSPLKVALDSGRALGAGTLTPDVLAEQEKLLWADTVIFQFPMWWYSMPAILKGWVDRVFTHRFAYGVGEHSGTKYGERFGEGTLAGRRALLSVTAGGPEPHYAARGINGPIDDLLFPIHHGILYYPGIEALPPFVLYGTDRMGAEEYADVAKAWEQRLLTLESTEPIAFRRQNFGDYEMPSLHLKEGLEPTGRTGFGLHVRG
- a CDS encoding helix-turn-helix transcriptional regulator — translated: MDDLAGFLRTRRSRVDPAAVGIPADSRRRVEGLRREEVAHLSGVSVDYYVRLEQGRATQPSEQVLDALARVLGLDDTERGHLGRLARQRRRPAKAPGGRVRPEVLRVLGLVTGAPAMIMDHRLDVLAGNRLAGLLFGRPLPGLNTARHVFLEEAERGLYADWEKCTLDLVGHLRLASGKYPEDAGLASLIGELAMGSERFRRLWARADVRARAHGRKAYRHPLVGPLELHQENFALPDASGMELVVLSAAPGSPAEDGLRLLADLGADSGDTHPPATAPARGGSRI
- a CDS encoding methyltransferase: MPSPTGEPIRPTTELFEPPPLHDVMYGYIHSAALRAVAVHRIADHLAEGPRTAEELAARTGTHGPSLHRVLRLLAIRGLFREDERGGFRLTEDGQGLRTDLPGSQHSSVLMITDPMFRRSADGLEDTLVTGRPGFTEAYGATFFEYLGKSPEDRATFDTGMATFSGPVDELVAQGYDFPADSRVVDVAGGRGGLLRAFLARNPTLTGVLFDQPATVAEHVLDSPGLANRWETEGGDFFAGVPAGGDFYVLKHILHDWNDEDALRILGSVRRAASAGTRLLVVDTVLPEASAPHPGVELDIVMLMVLRGRERTAREFDDLLARAGFRVDRVLPTPALPSIVEAVAV
- a CDS encoding DUF4328 domain-containing protein, whose protein sequence is MSTGTARPSPPGAPPARSPLRSLRGLATALTVLLGLCAATRLLAAAAGVYRYRALDSFAEVMGLGHSRTLLSMAMSLVLLATIPTAVVFIVWFHRVRVNAGVYAPGSFRGGAGWAIGVWFIPVLGWTVLPCLIAAKAWKASASRLPGRVAAASPAPVFAWAGGLGAAMLASGAASWFADGGTSQGALREAALLGAGSDLVYAAAAGLAVLFVRRLSALQPALQPAG